The Deltaproteobacteria bacterium region CCCGAGGATCAGGGTAGGAGGATTTCCCAGGGCGGGCTTGAGAGCGGAGCCATCGGTGAAATAGGACACGCCCCGTTCACCGGGCGGCCCTTCCAGGTAAGGAGTGACTATCTCGAAGACTTCCCGGACCCAAGGATCCCGCGGATCCGTCCAAATGCTTTCAGCATCGATCCTGCGCTCGATTTCCACTTCTCCGCCCAGGGAGGTCCTGAGTTTTTCCACGATTTCCTCATGATCCTGACCCGGGACGCTCCGAATGTCGATGCCGATGACCGCCAGGTCCGGGACCGAGTTCACATTGAGCCCGGCCGAAAAAGTGCCCACGTTCAGGGTTGGCCTCCCGAGCACCGGGTGAAGCACTCCCCCGAAATCGAATCTTTCCAGTGAAAGGACGGCCCTGGCCGCCTTATATATAGCGTTGACCCCCTGCTCCGGCATGGAGCCATGGGCCGTAACCCCCCTGGTGCGGGCTTCCAGGAACATGGCCCCCTTGTGCCCGAGGACCGGATAATTGGAAGAAGGTTCGCCGACCACGAGGGCTCCCGCCTCTCCCAGGTAACGGCTCCCGGCCAGGTGGATCGCCCCCACGCACCCTTGCTCTTCCCCTGCAGTCAACACCAGCTTAAGCCCGCCCCTTCCCGGAAGGATCGGAGAGAGACGCAGGGCGGCCAGGACCATGGCCGCGACACCCCCCTTCATGTCCGAGGATCCCCTGCCGTAAATCCTGTCTCCATCCACTTCTCCAGAAAAGGGATCCCGGGTCCAGGGTACATTCCCCAGGGGGACGGTATCCAGGTGCCCGGTGAAACAGACGGGTTTCGTTTCCCCGCTCTTTTCCTTGGAAGCCACCAGGTTCACCCGCCCTTCCCCCCACTCCTGATAACGGACGGAAAAACCTCCTTCCTCAAGGAGTCCGCCGATGTACCGTGCGCAGTCCACTTCCCCGCCCGGAGGGTTGACGGTCTGGAAGGCAAGGAGTTTTCGGGTAAGGGAAAGGGGTGTGGGGTCCCCGGGCATTATCCGTCCTTTCTCTTAAAAGGTGTGATCAATATTTCCACAATAGGGGAAGGTTAGGGGAAAATCAACAGCCTTCTTTCCGGTAAACACCCGGGAAGGAACCCTTATTGGGCTCCGGAAATGATAGAATTTCGTTGTCTCATGCCCACCTTTTTGGTATAGGACTCCTCATCCCGCGGGCGGCCTGCCCTTAGGCCGGTTTTCCGCCTTCAACGTTTGGGTCGTCATTTTCGCCCATGAAAAAGCACATTTACCTGGACAACGCCGCAACTTCCTTTCCCAAACCCCCCCAGGTCCTGGAGGCCATGACACACTTCATGAACGAGGTCGGAGCCAATCCCGGACGGGCGGGCCACGAGCTCTCCGTGGAGGCCGGCCGCATCGTGAGCAGGACCCGGCAAAGCCTGGCGACACTGTTCAACATCCGGGAACCCGAGCGGATCGTTTTCACCCTCAACATCACGGAAGCAATCAACACCGTACTTTTCGGCTTCCTGAATCCCGGAGATCACGTAGTCACCACGGGCATGGAACACAACTCCGTGATCCGTCCTTTGAAAGAGCTGGAGCGGCGCTCCGTGATCAGCCTGGACATCGCCCCATGCGACCGGAAAGGTTTCCTGGATATCGACGCCCTGCCCAGGCTTCTCCGTAAGAACACGGCCCTGATGGTACTGAACCACGCCTCCAATGTCTGCGGAACCCTGCAGGACGTGCGGGCCGTGAAGGAGAAGATCGGGGAAATCCCCCTTCTGCTCGACACCGCCCAGACCGCCGGCTGCTACCCCATTGACGTGGAGGCGGATGGCATCGATTTCCTGACCTTCACCGGTCACAAGGCCCTCATGGGGCCCCAGGGAACGGGGGGCCTTTACATCCGGGAAGGGCTCAGGGTCCGCCCCCTCAAGCTCGGAGGCACTGGGAGCGTTTCAGAGAAAATGATCCAGCCCGACTTCCTCCCGGACGCCCTGGAGAGCGGGACACAGAACAACGTGGGCATCGCCGGTCTGGGAGCGGCCGTGGACTTCATCCTTGAAGAGGGGGTTGACAGGATCCGGGAACACGAAACGGCTCTTACCCGGGCACTCCTTAAGGCCCTCTTTCCACTTCAGGGCTTGACCATTTACGGGCCTCTCAAGCCGGAGGAGCAAACCGCCACTGTTTCCATTACCTTCGACAGCGTCCTTCCCGCCGGATCCCGGCACTTACCTTCCGGATGCGGATCCATCAACCTGGCCTGGATGGAAGAAGGGATCTCACCGGCCCATGCCGGGAAAAAACTCGGCGCGGAATACGACATCCTCGTCCGCGTTGGTCTCCATTGCGCTCCCCTCGCCCATCAAACCCTCAATACCTATCCGGAGGGTACTGTGCGCGTAAGCATGGGATACTTCAACACCCTCGAAGAAATCGGATACGCCGCCGAGGCGATCAGAAAAATCACCGAAAGCTAGGATGTGTCCATCCATAAAGGGCCAGCCAATAAGCCGCTCAGCGTGTCGATTG contains the following coding sequences:
- a CDS encoding M20 family metallopeptidase, with protein sequence MPGDPTPLSLTRKLLAFQTVNPPGGEVDCARYIGGLLEEGGFSVRYQEWGEGRVNLVASKEKSGETKPVCFTGHLDTVPLGNVPWTRDPFSGEVDGDRIYGRGSSDMKGGVAAMVLAALRLSPILPGRGGLKLVLTAGEEQGCVGAIHLAGSRYLGEAGALVVGEPSSNYPVLGHKGAMFLEARTRGVTAHGSMPEQGVNAIYKAARAVLSLERFDFGGVLHPVLGRPTLNVGTFSAGLNVNSVPDLAVIGIDIRSVPGQDHEEIVEKLRTSLGGEVEIERRIDAESIWTDPRDPWVREVFEIVTPYLEGPPGERGVSYFTDGSALKPALGNPPTLILGPGEPSMAHKTDEFCLLSRIEAAAEIYEEIIRRWCAL
- a CDS encoding aminotransferase class V-fold PLP-dependent enzyme → MKKHIYLDNAATSFPKPPQVLEAMTHFMNEVGANPGRAGHELSVEAGRIVSRTRQSLATLFNIREPERIVFTLNITEAINTVLFGFLNPGDHVVTTGMEHNSVIRPLKELERRSVISLDIAPCDRKGFLDIDALPRLLRKNTALMVLNHASNVCGTLQDVRAVKEKIGEIPLLLDTAQTAGCYPIDVEADGIDFLTFTGHKALMGPQGTGGLYIREGLRVRPLKLGGTGSVSEKMIQPDFLPDALESGTQNNVGIAGLGAAVDFILEEGVDRIREHETALTRALLKALFPLQGLTIYGPLKPEEQTATVSITFDSVLPAGSRHLPSGCGSINLAWMEEGISPAHAGKKLGAEYDILVRVGLHCAPLAHQTLNTYPEGTVRVSMGYFNTLEEIGYAAEAIRKITES